The genomic segment ATGTGTACAAACTGTCTTGACCATTTCAACCTTCAAACGCTTAACAGATTCCATAAATTTACAACAGTTTCTTGTGATGAGCATCTAATACTgaagttttttttttttttccttcttcaaagctcatcgctgaaaagtttcaataACTTCAACCAGGTAGTGCGTATAAAGAACAAAGATCTTGAAATTGTAGTAAATAGAAGTGATTGCAGATTAATCTGAAGGCAGTATCAGATTCTAATGGGTCCAATTGATCATAGCAGGCATTTCTACGTTATTCGTAGCATCTTCTTGTGATACCGGGTAAGTAGCAGCGAACCTTTTTCTTGATGGTAATATCGAACTAACTCATCTCTGCCTTACAATAATACTTCAAATAAAGAAGAGCTGATAACTAGCATAGCAATATTGCCATCAATATAACATGAGATTCCCCTTCAAATATACCAGAGCCCAGTTGGAAGTTTTCAGGTTTTCATTCTGCCTATTAGCACCTGTGGGGGTTATGTATTACGTAGGTACAGATACAGATAAGAAGTTAAATGTACCTGGGTTTTATCCTGATCCAGAATCACTTAATAAGATTCCAAAGGAACCATACGAGATCAAAGCAGAACTAGCTagaatgaagaaggaaagaCTAGAGAAAAGACTAAGGCTCGAGAAGAGATTGGCAGAACAAGGTATTGATAttgaagctgaaaaggatgaaatAAGGAGAGAGCTTCAACAGGGAAGAACATAGATAAATGAGAGGTCGTcattcttgtaaataaaATGTTAAAACTATAATCCAGATTATTCTTTATTCAACAGACgggaagaaaaagaaggtgaaagtGGACTCTGTGAGAAGCTCGAAATGGCCAGGATAACATAGAAGCCACTAAATTGACTTCAAATTGACTTTAAAGATTGTACTTCAACCTTCATGTATCGATACTTCATATATACTGTCATCGGTCACGACACcactcttcatca from the Zygosaccharomyces rouxii strain CBS732 chromosome B complete sequence genome contains:
- the PET100 gene encoding Pet100p (similar to uniprot|P38958 Saccharomyces cerevisiae YDR079W PET100 Chaperone that specifically facilitates the assembly of cytochrome c oxidase located in the mitochondrial inner membrane), encoding MRFPFKYTRAQLEVFRFSFCLLAPVGVMYYVGTDTDKKLNVPGFYPDPESLNKIPKEPYEIKAELARMKKERLEKRLRLEKRLAEQGIDIEAEKDEIRRELQQGRT